In the Pseudolabrys taiwanensis genome, one interval contains:
- the dprA gene encoding DNA-processing protein DprA, which produces MLSSGLGASVTERIRLTDEQRIDWLRLIRSDNVGPRTFRELINHFGGARPALDALPSLARRGGAAGARICTHEDAAAELKASRSLGIELVALGEADYPMRLQTIDDAPPLLAVRGQRATLARPLVAIVGSRNASAVGMKFAAKLARDIGAAGYGIVSGLARGIDAAAHRASLDTGTVAVLAGGHERIYPAEHVELAQQILPQGAAVSEMPLTWEPRARDFPRRNRLISGLAVGVVIVEAARRSGSLITARMAGEQGREVFAVPGSPLDPRSEGTNGLLKQGAILITEAADVLSVIEPILGRGFDLPAQEPEREPPLHNTEPGDDERNRIVALLGPTPTTIDDLVRLSRASPAIVRMVLLELELAGRLERHGGSFVSLV; this is translated from the coding sequence GCCTGATCCGTTCCGACAATGTCGGGCCGCGCACCTTCCGCGAGTTGATCAATCATTTCGGCGGCGCGCGGCCCGCGCTCGACGCACTGCCCAGCCTCGCCCGCCGCGGCGGCGCCGCGGGCGCGCGCATCTGCACGCACGAAGATGCGGCGGCCGAACTGAAAGCCTCCCGTTCGCTCGGCATCGAGCTCGTCGCTTTGGGCGAGGCCGATTATCCGATGCGCCTGCAGACGATCGACGATGCCCCGCCTTTGCTCGCCGTGCGCGGACAGCGGGCCACGCTCGCACGGCCCTTGGTCGCCATTGTCGGTTCGCGCAATGCCTCGGCGGTCGGCATGAAGTTCGCCGCCAAACTGGCGCGCGACATCGGCGCGGCCGGCTACGGCATCGTCTCGGGCCTTGCGCGCGGCATCGATGCCGCCGCCCATCGCGCAAGCTTGGACACCGGCACGGTCGCCGTGCTGGCCGGTGGGCACGAGCGCATCTACCCCGCCGAGCATGTCGAACTGGCGCAGCAGATCCTGCCGCAAGGCGCGGCGGTGTCGGAGATGCCGCTCACCTGGGAGCCGCGCGCGCGCGACTTCCCGCGCCGCAACCGCCTGATCTCGGGCCTTGCCGTCGGCGTCGTCATCGTCGAGGCCGCGCGCCGTTCCGGCTCATTGATCACCGCGCGCATGGCCGGCGAACAAGGCCGCGAGGTCTTTGCCGTGCCGGGCTCGCCGCTCGATCCACGCTCGGAGGGCACCAACGGCCTGCTGAAGCAAGGCGCGATCCTCATCACCGAAGCCGCCGATGTGCTCTCGGTCATCGAGCCGATCCTCGGCCGCGGCTTCGATCTGCCGGCACAAGAACCGGAGCGCGAGCCACCGTTACATAATACCGAGCCGGGCGACGACGAGCGCAACCGCATCGTCGCTTTGCTCGGCCCGACGCCAACGACAATCGACGATCTCGTGCGGCTGTCGCGCGCCTCGCCCGCTATCGTGCGCATGGTGCTCCTGGAGTTGGAGCTGGCCGGGCGGCTCGAACGTCACGGCGGAAGCTTCGTCTCGCTGGTGTAA